In the Leptospira limi genome, one interval contains:
- the hpt gene encoding hypoxanthine phosphoribosyltransferase, whose product MKPLYSEERIHHRVEELAREISRDFLSKDLVVIGILNGGFIFTADLCRDILIPHEVDFMAASSYGDGTSSGDLKITKQLKKSVQNKSVLLVEDIVDTGKTLEYLLTEVQNQNPKDLKVAALFWKQKKANPHIIVDYPGFIIEDEFLVGYGLDYQGKYRNLPYVAKLEGTE is encoded by the coding sequence ATGAAACCACTCTATTCAGAAGAACGAATCCATCACCGTGTCGAAGAATTGGCACGGGAAATCTCTCGAGATTTTTTAAGCAAAGACCTGGTTGTCATTGGAATTCTCAATGGAGGGTTCATTTTTACCGCGGATCTTTGTCGTGACATTCTGATCCCACATGAAGTAGACTTTATGGCCGCGTCATCCTACGGGGACGGAACTTCTTCTGGAGACTTAAAAATCACCAAACAACTCAAAAAATCAGTACAAAACAAATCAGTTTTGTTAGTTGAGGACATCGTCGATACAGGAAAAACATTAGAATATTTGCTCACAGAAGTCCAAAATCAAAATCCAAAAGATCTAAAAGTAGCAGCACTCTTTTGGAAACAAAAAAAGGCAAATCCACATATCATTGTGGATTATCCAGGTTTTATCATTGAGGACGAATTCCTGGTTGGTTATGGATTAGATTACCAAGGGAAATATAGAAATTTACCATATGTTGCGAAGTTAGAGGGAACTGAGTGA
- a CDS encoding adenylate/guanylate cyclase domain-containing protein, producing the protein MKDAIVKQKFDTLKTFPTIKHEILKIAENFVHHSDDWKLLRVNPLKFATDHKLDENDSVDFFVHAAKVGLFDFAYNLICPMCGGIVHSHHKLDEIEGKEFHCVSCNIVVPTLLDDQVEVAFQIHPSLQNHQIDPFIDVTNYFRYFFSENFDKSTELKDWIQSSIKDYTKLIPDGSYSFEYDAKYGELQGHLIQFVSIDRNTMCLFSVDPNLPPNNQSYLVDLMESGMKPNMVTIPAGHHHFTIHNRTRFTVGLNVLTPNPKEIERIANSYPTIRHQFLTAKMLLNNQSFRDLFRIQKLSPDLNLNVKSLTIMFTDLKGSTEMYDTAGDIFAYKLVQEHFRILTEIVRKYKGAIVKTMGDAIMATFSTPTEGLLAALEMMQRIELMNFDWKKEGYEIGLKVGLNEGSALAVVNDERLDYFGQSVNIAARVQGLAKSGEVWLSESVWNATGPEDLVKQHGYYFRKQKATLKGVGTPVPVFQLSRNQLKAPSKWKQLFNKG; encoded by the coding sequence GTGAAAGATGCAATTGTAAAACAAAAATTTGATACACTTAAAACGTTTCCAACAATCAAACATGAAATTTTAAAAATAGCAGAAAATTTTGTTCACCATTCAGATGATTGGAAATTACTGAGAGTGAATCCTCTCAAATTTGCCACAGATCATAAGTTAGACGAAAACGATTCTGTAGATTTTTTTGTACATGCAGCAAAGGTTGGATTATTCGATTTTGCTTATAATTTGATTTGTCCAATGTGCGGCGGAATTGTTCACAGCCATCACAAATTAGATGAAATTGAGGGAAAAGAATTCCATTGTGTATCTTGTAATATTGTGGTTCCAACACTTCTAGATGACCAAGTAGAAGTTGCATTTCAAATCCATCCATCGTTACAAAATCATCAAATTGATCCCTTTATTGATGTTACAAATTACTTTCGTTATTTTTTTTCCGAAAATTTTGATAAATCAACTGAACTAAAAGACTGGATCCAATCTTCAATCAAAGACTATACGAAACTAATCCCTGATGGATCTTATAGTTTTGAATATGATGCAAAGTATGGGGAACTCCAAGGTCATCTCATTCAATTTGTAAGCATCGACAGAAACACAATGTGTTTATTTTCTGTTGATCCCAATTTACCACCTAATAATCAATCTTACTTGGTTGACTTAATGGAAAGTGGTATGAAACCAAATATGGTAACTATTCCCGCTGGCCATCACCATTTTACGATCCATAACCGCACTCGGTTTACAGTGGGACTCAATGTATTAACACCCAATCCTAAAGAAATTGAAAGGATTGCCAATTCCTACCCAACCATTCGGCATCAGTTTCTCACAGCGAAGATGTTACTTAATAACCAGTCCTTTCGGGATTTGTTTCGTATCCAAAAACTTTCACCAGATTTAAACTTGAATGTGAAATCACTGACGATCATGTTCACAGACTTAAAAGGTTCGACTGAAATGTATGACACAGCTGGTGACATCTTTGCCTATAAATTGGTTCAGGAACATTTTCGTATCCTAACAGAGATTGTGCGAAAGTACAAAGGTGCCATTGTTAAAACGATGGGAGACGCCATCATGGCAACTTTTTCCACTCCCACGGAAGGACTATTAGCAGCCCTCGAAATGATGCAACGTATCGAGTTGATGAACTTTGATTGGAAAAAAGAAGGTTATGAGATTGGCCTAAAAGTAGGTCTCAATGAAGGTTCTGCTTTAGCAGTCGTCAATGACGAAAGACTCGATTACTTTGGCCAATCAGTGAATATTGCCGCTCGTGTCCAAGGACTTGCAAAATCAGGTGAAGTTTGGTTAAGCGAATCTGTTTGGAATGCAACAGGACCAGAAGATTTAGTAAAACAACATGGTTATTACTTTCGCAAACAAAAGGCAACCTTAAAGGGTGTAGGCACACCCGTTCCAGTTTTCCAATTAAGTCGAAATCAATTAAAAGCACCTTCCAAGTGGAAACAACTTTTTAACAAAGGATAA
- a CDS encoding right-handed parallel beta-helix repeat-containing protein: MKNICELLARTIILLCLINCIPGKTKGNLSIIDLGILLAVVNNENSANQNNSAIYYVRNNNGSDSNSGDQNSPFLTISKAIEVMKSKNLIGQIKIAAGTYNESLNVPNGISLFGGYDVNNWENRNNKDRSNLTYRTRIIGTANTSVTIEANSTKSMKIDGLNILGKNSSNSIAIDIRSNITLSNNTIDGVSTTSTGVSISNSDASLVLNNDIWSTSPHAYGIYVNNSSLSIINNVIRGGSTSGIYVMGNSVVKIFSNTLSNGGQNIEINGTGTNVQIKNNMIVNGQYGIHNTNGVVTSTYNDVWNNTSGNYVNAVAGSGSISQNPLFVSGTDFRLQNSSIAICAGTDLSTDFTSLNISINDKEEIPRMNSVNTLWNIGAYETFGSTGLTSCQ, translated from the coding sequence ATGAAAAATATATGTGAATTATTAGCACGAACAATAATCTTACTTTGTCTAATCAATTGTATTCCTGGAAAAACCAAGGGAAACCTCTCAATTATTGATCTAGGGATTTTATTAGCAGTTGTAAATAATGAGAATTCAGCTAATCAAAATAACTCGGCGATATATTACGTGCGAAATAATAATGGATCGGATTCAAACTCAGGGGATCAAAATTCACCTTTCCTGACGATTTCGAAGGCCATCGAAGTTATGAAATCAAAAAATTTAATCGGACAAATTAAGATTGCTGCAGGCACTTACAACGAAAGTCTAAATGTTCCTAACGGTATTTCGTTATTCGGTGGATATGATGTTAATAATTGGGAAAACAGAAATAATAAAGATCGCTCTAACCTAACTTATAGAACGCGAATTATTGGAACTGCAAATACTTCTGTTACAATTGAAGCTAATAGCACCAAATCAATGAAGATTGATGGTCTAAATATTCTAGGAAAGAATAGTTCGAATTCTATTGCTATCGACATTCGCTCAAATATTACCTTAAGCAACAATACGATTGATGGTGTCTCAACGACTTCAACTGGAGTTAGTATATCAAACAGTGATGCTTCATTAGTATTAAATAATGATATTTGGTCGACCTCACCACATGCATACGGAATTTACGTAAACAATTCTTCTTTATCAATCATCAACAATGTCATCCGAGGTGGCTCTACATCTGGAATTTATGTAATGGGAAACTCAGTAGTCAAAATTTTTAGTAATACATTGAGTAATGGAGGCCAGAACATTGAAATCAACGGAACTGGGACTAATGTTCAAATCAAAAATAATATGATTGTAAACGGTCAGTATGGAATCCACAATACAAATGGTGTTGTAACTTCAACTTATAATGATGTTTGGAATAATACCTCAGGAAATTATGTAAATGCAGTTGCTGGCAGTGGATCAATTTCCCAAAATCCATTATTTGTAAGTGGAACGGACTTTAGACTACAGAATTCATCTATTGCAATATGTGCAGGAACAGATCTTTCAACGGATTTTACTTCGTTAAATATTTCTATTAACGATAAAGAAGAAATACCTAGAATGAATTCAGTGAATACTCTTTGGAATATTGGAGCTTATGAAACTTTTGGATCAACTGGTCTTACTTCTTGCCAATAG
- a CDS encoding phosphate ABC transporter substrate-binding protein: MKNLSLLFYILITINFVACKDKQTLKVAGSETMNSMMRFLGTEYEKVNSNVRVTVEGGGSESGIDRLRKGEIDMAVSSRALNQAEYDDLRKTGNLEIVRLAYDGVALVVNPNNPVSKLHLVQTSDIFSGKIKNWKEVGGQDAPISIVIRNDKSGTQDYFQNHILKRRDLGDKEFNTYKSNVFSPNAKIVKDNAEMAKYIQENPNSIGYMGMGSALVDHKDKLKALEYAKTSSKDEPYVTPSIRNVYDRKYKLARELFIIYKTDQGDKIDAFVTYLTSEQGQVAVLQSGYLRSSLPEVEVSAEPVK; the protein is encoded by the coding sequence ATGAAAAACCTTTCTCTGCTTTTTTACATTTTGATTACAATTAATTTTGTCGCATGTAAGGACAAACAAACCCTTAAAGTTGCTGGATCAGAAACCATGAATAGTATGATGCGATTTTTGGGTACTGAATATGAGAAGGTCAATTCAAATGTTCGTGTAACAGTCGAAGGTGGTGGTTCGGAATCTGGAATTGACCGATTACGAAAGGGAGAAATTGATATGGCAGTTTCTTCTCGAGCACTGAACCAAGCTGAGTATGATGATTTACGAAAAACTGGAAACCTGGAAATTGTACGTCTAGCTTACGACGGTGTGGCTCTTGTTGTGAATCCAAACAACCCTGTTTCCAAACTCCACCTGGTGCAAACATCTGATATTTTTTCTGGGAAAATCAAAAACTGGAAAGAAGTAGGAGGCCAAGATGCACCTATTTCCATCGTAATTCGAAATGACAAATCTGGTACACAAGACTACTTTCAAAATCATATTCTAAAAAGAAGGGATTTGGGTGATAAAGAATTTAATACCTATAAATCCAATGTGTTTTCACCCAATGCTAAAATTGTGAAGGACAATGCTGAAATGGCAAAGTACATCCAAGAAAATCCAAATAGCATCGGTTATATGGGAATGGGTTCTGCTCTTGTGGATCACAAAGATAAGTTAAAAGCACTTGAGTATGCAAAAACATCATCAAAAGATGAACCCTATGTGACTCCATCCATTCGTAATGTTTATGATCGTAAATACAAACTAGCTCGTGAACTATTTATCATCTATAAAACAGACCAAGGTGATAAAATAGATGCCTTCGTGACGTATCTCACAAGCGAACAAGGACAGGTGGCTGTGTTACAATCAGGGTATCTAAGGTCTTCGTTGCCCGAAGTGGAAGTTTCTGCAGAGCCAGTGAAATAG
- a CDS encoding OmpA family protein, with the protein MKTKGHSILICFVTILPFLDLFAGPPEKTQFQWKWTNNQVLELNEYHDVFFRVGTKTVEREDKNRVVMKTKQCSQDSCLVNAWFDTYIRYGKTSGPFWKDKEFLSDFTLFRNGRYEVPNEFIMPNLRSFPSFPENAVSVSDVWKLPAEESFDFSSERIRVKVTPEYTFQGIFPWKEGNYSGNCEKITYTYPIFYSKSESDKMAPNVPYKIFGFATGTVYFNATKGVPEFKEVKLSYTFIYPNGTVQEANFHIKGVYFLRNKVNAKDKESIREDILNDLIVGYTKDGYPNGVPIGPSYQPGNQNPDPNSLSTPITEGEDPNKIADQLPVKVRTSEDGIVFSLDSILFDFNDSKLKPDAESAVAKIAEILKKYPDREIRVSGHTDNIGKKEYNQKLSEERAKSVLHSLVDNYKMDEKQISFRGYADDLPVVPNDTEENRHKNRRVEITLVLD; encoded by the coding sequence GTGAAGACCAAAGGCCATTCGATCCTCATTTGTTTTGTAACAATCCTACCATTCTTGGATTTGTTTGCAGGCCCGCCTGAAAAAACCCAGTTCCAGTGGAAATGGACCAATAACCAAGTATTGGAACTGAATGAATACCATGATGTTTTCTTTCGTGTAGGAACAAAAACCGTTGAACGAGAAGATAAAAACCGAGTTGTGATGAAAACCAAACAATGTTCGCAAGACTCTTGTTTGGTGAATGCATGGTTTGATACTTATATTAGGTATGGTAAAACTTCAGGTCCTTTTTGGAAGGACAAAGAATTTTTATCCGATTTTACACTCTTTCGAAATGGTCGTTATGAAGTACCTAACGAATTTATCATGCCAAACCTTCGTAGTTTTCCATCATTCCCTGAAAATGCGGTTTCTGTATCCGATGTTTGGAAATTACCAGCTGAAGAGTCTTTTGACTTTTCTAGTGAACGTATCCGAGTCAAAGTCACACCCGAATATACCTTCCAAGGAATTTTTCCATGGAAAGAAGGGAACTATTCAGGCAATTGTGAAAAAATCACATACACATATCCAATTTTTTATTCAAAATCTGAATCAGACAAGATGGCACCTAACGTGCCTTACAAGATATTTGGTTTTGCAACAGGGACTGTTTATTTCAATGCAACAAAAGGCGTTCCCGAATTCAAAGAAGTTAAACTTTCTTATACCTTCATTTATCCAAATGGCACAGTCCAAGAAGCAAACTTTCATATCAAAGGTGTTTATTTTTTACGGAACAAAGTGAATGCAAAAGATAAAGAGTCCATTCGTGAAGATATCCTAAATGATTTGATTGTAGGTTATACAAAAGATGGATACCCAAATGGTGTTCCAATTGGACCTTCGTATCAACCAGGGAATCAAAATCCAGATCCAAATTCGCTTTCCACTCCCATTACGGAAGGTGAAGACCCAAACAAAATTGCAGACCAATTGCCTGTAAAAGTACGTACTTCCGAAGATGGGATCGTGTTTTCATTGGATTCCATTTTATTTGATTTTAATGATAGTAAATTAAAACCTGATGCAGAATCCGCAGTTGCCAAAATTGCAGAAATTTTAAAAAAATACCCCGATCGTGAAATCAGAGTTTCTGGTCATACGGACAATATTGGAAAAAAAGAGTACAATCAAAAATTATCTGAAGAGAGGGCAAAGTCCGTTTTACATTCATTAGTTGATAATTACAAAATGGATGAAAAACAAATTTCCTTTCGAGGGTATGCTGATGATTTACCTGTCGTGCCAAACGATACAGAAGAAAATCGTCACAAAAACAGAAGGGTAGAAATCACACTCGTTCTCGATTAA